Proteins encoded by one window of Candidatus Binatia bacterium:
- a CDS encoding lipocalin family protein translates to MNPPPTRPSAPQSDCLPPPTCGITLAGKNNKRTAEKSPEGLDYQWSMVCGPDRSYLWILSRTPTMAPATWKMLTDKARSLGFDVDALVMGQDVAG, encoded by the coding sequence ATGAACCCACCGCCCACACGCCCATCTGCGCCGCAGTCCGATTGCCTTCCACCCCCAACCTGTGGCATCACGCTGGCTGGAAAGAACAACAAGCGCACAGCTGAGAAATCGCCGGAAGGCCTGGACTACCAGTGGTCGATGGTCTGCGGCCCCGACCGCTCGTATCTGTGGATCCTGAGCCGCACGCCGACCATGGCGCCCGCGACGTGGAAGATGCTCACCGACAAGGCCCGGTCGCTCGGCTTTGATGTGGACGCGCTGGTGATGGGGCAGGACGTGGCGGGCTAG
- a CDS encoding SHOCT domain-containing protein, which translates to MIDREQSGLGRGWGLGTNSNSEVSVEYECVEPGTPLPLDPAAPTANKPPEERLLDLANLKERGAITQSEFDALKAEILRNATSD; encoded by the coding sequence ATGATTGATCGAGAACAGAGTGGGCTAGGTCGAGGCTGGGGACTAGGTACCAATTCGAACTCGGAGGTCTCCGTGGAGTACGAGTGCGTCGAACCGGGCACGCCTCTTCCCCTCGACCCTGCGGCACCCACGGCCAACAAGCCCCCCGAAGAACGGCTTCTGGACCTTGCAAATCTTAAGGAGCGGGGGGCGATCACCCAGTCGGAGTTCGATGCGCTTAAAGCGGAGATTCTCCGCAATGCAACCAGCGACTGA